TGGAAGACGGCCAGCTCATGGAGATCTCTTTTGCCCGGGAAGAACGCCTCATAGGCAGCATCTACAAGGGCAAGGTGGCCAATATCCTTCCCGGAATGCAGGCAGCCTTCGTGGACATTGGCCTTGAGCGAAACGCCTTCCTTTGCATGGATGACGCATCGGCAATCCTTGGTGAAGACGAGTCCATTGATGTCCGCCATCTCTCCATCAAGGACATTCTGAAGGTGAACCAGGAGACGCTTGTGCAGATCATCAAGGAGTCCATAGGCACGAAGGGCGCCCGCGTCACCACCCATATAACCCTCCCCGGCAGATACCTGGTGCTGCTCCCGACGGCGCAATACATAGGTGTCTCCAGGAGGATAGAAGATGAAAAGGAGAGGGAGCGCCTCAAGAAGATGGCGGAATCCATAAGGACCAGCGAGTTCGGCCTTATAGTGAGGACCGCCGCCGAGGGAAGGGATCAGGAGGATCTTGAGAAGGACTTTCAGTTTCTTGTCAAGCTCTGGGAAAAAATACAGAACACCTCCAAAAAGAACAGGGCACCAGCCCTCATTCACCAGGAGCTTACCCTTGTATACAAGATAATAAGGGATATCTTCACGCCTGAGGTGGACAGGCTCATCATTGATTCAAAAAGCGAGTATGAAAAAGTTTCGGAACTCATTGACATCATCTCCCCGCGTCTCAAGTCGCGGATGCATCTTTTCAACGACAGGCGCTCCCTTTTTGAGGCATACGGCCTGGAGGCAGAGATTGAAAAGGCTCTCCGCAGGAAGGTATGGCTCGATTCAGGAGGATATCTCATCATCGACAAGACAGAAGCCCTCACGGTCATTGACATCAACACCGGCAAATTCATAGGCAAGACAAGCCTTGCAGATACCATCCTGAAGACCAACCTTGAGGCGGTGCCGGAAATAGCGCGGCAGCTGAGATTGCGCGACCTGGGAGGAATCATCATCATAGATTTCATCGATATGGAGCGTGCTGAAGACAGGCAGCGAGTTCTCGCCGAGCTTGCCGAGCACCTCAAGCTCGACAGGACCAAGACTCACCTCGTCGGAATCACCGAACTGGGCCTTGTGCAGCTCACCAGGAAGAGGATGAACAGGGACATCGATGAGTATCTCAGGGAGCCATGCCCTTACTGTGCAGGCAGGGGCAGGGTGAACTCACTGAAGACGATGAGAATCCAGTGCGAGCGGGAGATCAGGAAACTGGCCTTTCAGACTCCCTGCGAGAGCATCCTTGTGGAAGTGAGCCCGAAGCTTGCCACTGAGCTTCTCGGCTGGGAAGGGGAGGACCTTGACCGGCTCGAAAAGGCAACGGAAAAGACGATCCACCTCTGTGCCCTTGTGGATGGCCATATTGAGAAGGTGAAAATTGAGGAGATCCAGGGTAAAAAGGCCGAAGTGCCTCTCGTGAAGATTGCTGCCGGTGATGAGATGGAAGTGACAATTCTGGATATTTTCGGGAATAATTTTCAGAACGGCCTCGCCGTGTTCAGGCAGAAGGTCATGGAAATTGCCATGGGCGGCAACAGGATCGGTGAAACCCTCAGCGTGGCGGTGACGGCCGTCCATCGCCACTATATGCAGGCCCAGATAAGAGAATAGGGGAGAGGCAATTTATTCTTCTATCTGCGGCTCCAGGGGCTTTTTGGTGAGCTCGTCGTGGATGTCCAGGGGACCCTCGGATTCTTCAAGCCTCATGTCAAGGAGCTTCGGCTCGCCCAGTTTCTTCACTTTCGTCATATCGGACTTGGTCTTTTCTCCCTTTATCTGCTCGCGCACAATGGCTTCCGCCGCCCTGAGTGATTCCTCGGACATCGGGGGGCCTTCTTTAAGGATTTCTGCAGGCTGACGGTCACTCTTCTGCTCTCCTGCGGGACCAACGGGCGATGGAGCCCTGTCAGGCCCTTTTTTTAAAGCGGGCGCTTTGTCTTCTTTCGAGATGCCCGGTGCCTGGCGGCCCTGGCTCAGCTCAACTTTCTCCTGGGGGTCGGCCGAGGTTTTGTGGCGCTCCTCATCAGCTTTCCCTGAGGTGGCGGCGCCGAAGAGGCTTGCCGCCGTTTTCCCCCCTTCCTGCTGGATCCTGTTCAAATGTGCCTGAATGTTCGATGACTGAAGGTTGTCCATCAGCGCCATCTCCTTTTATATAAAGA
The Candidatus Eremiobacterota bacterium genome window above contains:
- a CDS encoding Rne/Rng family ribonuclease; the encoded protein is MFKEILISIDDLETRVAILEDGQLMEISFAREERLIGSIYKGKVANILPGMQAAFVDIGLERNAFLCMDDASAILGEDESIDVRHLSIKDILKVNQETLVQIIKESIGTKGARVTTHITLPGRYLVLLPTAQYIGVSRRIEDEKERERLKKMAESIRTSEFGLIVRTAAEGRDQEDLEKDFQFLVKLWEKIQNTSKKNRAPALIHQELTLVYKIIRDIFTPEVDRLIIDSKSEYEKVSELIDIISPRLKSRMHLFNDRRSLFEAYGLEAEIEKALRRKVWLDSGGYLIIDKTEALTVIDINTGKFIGKTSLADTILKTNLEAVPEIARQLRLRDLGGIIIIDFIDMERAEDRQRVLAELAEHLKLDRTKTHLVGITELGLVQLTRKRMNRDIDEYLREPCPYCAGRGRVNSLKTMRIQCEREIRKLAFQTPCESILVEVSPKLATELLGWEGEDLDRLEKATEKTIHLCALVDGHIEKVKIEEIQGKKAEVPLVKIAAGDEMEVTILDIFGNNFQNGLAVFRQKVMEIAMGGNRIGETLSVAVTAVHRHYMQAQIRE